The following proteins are encoded in a genomic region of Zea mays cultivar B73 chromosome 9, Zm-B73-REFERENCE-NAM-5.0, whole genome shotgun sequence:
- the LOC103637897 gene encoding aspartic proteinase nepenthesin-1, with protein MKRLVALLVLIALPVRAVPVSGAGVVALLTHADAGRGLASAELVRRMAHRTRARRRLLSSHRRPARARVRAGLGAGGGIATNEYLVRLAVGTPRRPVALTLDTGSDLVWTQCAPCRDCFDQDLPVLDPAASSTYAALPCGAARCRALPFTSCGVRTLGNHRSCIYAYHYGDKSLTVGEIATDRFTFGDSGGSGESLHTRRLTFGCGHLNKGVFQSNETGIAGFGRGRWSLPSQLNVTSFSYCFTSMFESKSSLVTLGGSPAALYSHAHSGEVRTTPILKNPSQPSLYFLSLKGISVGKTRLPVPETKFRSTIIDSGASITTLPEEVYEAVKAEFAAQVGLPPSGVEGSALDLCFALPVTALWRRPAVPSLTLHLEGADWELPRSNYVFEDLGARVMCIVLDAAPGEQTVIGNFQQQNTHVVYDLENDRLSFAPARCDRLVASL; from the coding sequence ATGAAGCGGCTCGTGGCGTTGCTGGTACTGATCGCGCTCCCGGTGCGCGCGGTGCCTGTCTCCGGTGCCGGCGTCGTGGCGCTGCTCACGCACGCCGACGCCGGCCGCGGCCTCGCGAGCGCCGAGCTCGTGCggcgaatggcgcaccggaccagGGCGCGCCGCCGGCTCCTGTCCTCGCACAGGCGCCCGGCGCGCGCGCGGGTGCGCGCAGGGCTCGGCGCCGGCGGCGGGATTGCGACGAACGAGTACCTGGTGCGCCTGGCGGTCGGCACGCCGCGGCGGCCCGTGGCGCTCACGCTCGACACCGGTAGCGACCTCGTCTGGACGCAGTGCGCGCCCTGCCGCGACTGCTTCGACCAGGACCTCCCGGTCCTGGACCCCGCTGCGTCCTCCACGTACGCCgcgctcccctgcggcgcggcgcGGTGCCGCGCGCTCCCGTTCACGTCGTGCGGGGTCCGAACCTTGGGTAACCACCGGAGCTGCATCTACGCCTACCACTACGGCGACAAGTCGCTCACCGTCGGCGAGATCGCCACCGACCGCTTCACCTTCGGGGACAGCGGCGGCAGTGGCGAGAGCCTCCACACGAGGCGCCTGACCTTCGGCTGCGGCCACCTCAACAAGGGCGTGTTCCAGTCGAACGAGACCGGCATTGCCGGCTTCGGCAGGGGGAGGTGGTCGCTCCCCTCCCAGCTCAACGTCACAAGCTTCTCCTACTGCTTCACCTCCATGTTCGAGTCCAAGAGCAGCCTCGTCACTCTCGGCGGCTCGCCAGCCGCGCTCTACAGCCACGCGCACAGCGGCGAGGTCCGGACCACCCCGATCCTCAAGAACCCGTCGCAGCCGTCGCTCTACTTCCTCTCGCTGAAGGGCATCTCCGTGGGCAAGACACGGCTGCCGGTCCCGGAGACCAAGTTCCGGTCGACGATCATCGACTCAGGCGCGTCGATCACGACGCTTCCCGAGGAAGTGTACGAGGCCGTGAAGGCGGAGTTCGCGGCGCAGGTCGGGCTGCCGCCCAGCGGTGTCGAGGGGTCTGCGCTCGACCTCTGCTTCGCGCTCCCCGTGACGGCGCTCTGGCGCCGCCCCGCCGTGCCGTCGCTGACGCTGCACCTGGAGGGCGCCGACTGGGAGCTGCCCCGCAGCAACTACGTGTTCGAGGACCTCGGCGCGCGCGTGATGTGCATCGTGCTGGATGCGGCGCCCGGGGAGCAGACCGTAATCGGCAATTTCCAGCAGCAGAACACGCACGTCGTGTATGACCTCGAGAACGACCGGTTGTCCTTCGCCCCGGCAAGGTGCGACAGGCTCGTAGCTTCACTGTAG